In a single window of the Danio aesculapii chromosome 20, fDanAes4.1, whole genome shotgun sequence genome:
- the gfus.1 gene encoding GDP-L-fucose synthase, protein MEGPMRVLVTGGSGLVGRAIERVVKEGEGREGEEWIFLSSKDANLLSPEETKAAFEKHRPTHVIHLAAMVGGLFRNMRQNLDFWRSNVFINDNVLQAAHDSGVVKVVSCLSTCIFPDKTSYPIDETMIHNGPPHESNFGYAYAKRMIDVQNRAFFQQFGRRYTAVIPTNVFGCHDNFNIEDGHVLPGLIHKTYIAKKEGKPLVVWGSGRPLRQFIYSLDLARLFVWVLREYDEVEPIILSVGEEDELSIKDAADAVVEALEFTGDVIYDTSKADGQFKKTASNAKLRKYLPDFKFTPFREAIKETCDWFVANYAAARK, encoded by the exons atggaGGGGCCGATGCGTGTGCTGGTGACTGGTGGCAGTGGGCTGGTGGGCCGAGCGATAGAGCGAGTGGTGAAAGAAGGAGAAGGAAGAGAAGGAGAAGAATGGATATTCCTGTCATCCAAAGATGCCAATCTCTT GAGCCCTGAAGAGACTAAAGCAGCGTTTGAGAAACATCGTCCCACACACGTCATTCATTTAGCTGCGATGGTGGGCGGACTCTTCAGAAACATGAGACAGAACCTGGACTTCTGG AGGAGTAATGTCTTCATCAATGACAACGTGCTGCAGGCGGCTCATGATTCTGGAGTGGTCAAAGTGGTTTCTTGCCTGTCGACCTGCATCTTCCCAGATAAAACCAGCTATCCTATAGATGAGACGATG ATCCACAATGGTCCTCCACATGAGTCTAATTTCGGGTACGCCTACGCCAAACGCATGATTGATGTTCAGAACAG GGCGTTTTTTCAGCAGTTTGGTCGGCGATACACAGCCGTCATCCCCACCAATGTGTTTGGATGCCATGATAACTTCAACATCGAGGACGGTCACGTGCTGCCAGGCCTAATCCACAAGACATACATCGCAAAAA aggAAGGTAAACCTCTGGTGGTCTGGGGTTCAGGTCGTCCCCTGCGGCAGTTCATCTATTCTCTGGATCTGGCTCGTCTGTTTGTGTGGGTTCTGCGAGAGTATGACGAGGTGGAGCCCATCATCCTGTCTG TTGGTGAGGAGGATGAATTGTCCATTAAGGATGCTGCGGATGCTGTGGTTGAAGCGCTGGAGTTCACAGGTGACGTGATT TATGACACCAGTAAAGCAGACGGACAGTTCAAGAAAACCGCCAGTAACGCCAAACTACGCAAATACCTGCCAGACTTCAAGTTCACTCCATTCAGAGAag CCATCAAGGAGACGTGTGATTGGTTTGTGGCCAATTATGCTGCCGCCCGTAAATGA